CTGCACATTTATGAAAAAgtatgacatgaaaaaaaaagggaacatgCTATCAGTTCTCCAAAGTGTGTCTGTTTTGGTCATCATGACAGGTTACCCAAAAAGACCAGTCACCTAAGTTGAACAGCAGTCATTTTGACTAGCAGTATTTCAACTTGGCAAAGCAGTGTGATTTTAACGTTATAAAATTGATAAGAAAGCTCACCATTTGCTCTGTGTGTTTTGTTGAAAAGATTCTTTTCAAACTCTTTCTGTTCCTTTGTGGTTTGGTATTGGTCATCATAGTACTATaatgtaaataaaaagaattggaAATTTACTTATGTACTTTTTCACATTCAGGTTTATGGCTgaaaaaatacataatttatatttttatttttaaatttttatattttttagttttaggTACTTACAAGACCCTGACCATTCAAAGGAGACTTTATCAGTTTTAATAAGAGGTCTCTCATCTAAACATTATGTGAAATAACCTCATGGAACGAACACTGTTTACaacagtagaaaaaaaattaaaaatcatgtCAAGCTTAACAGCTGAATATGTGAGTCGAAATTCCTTAGATAAAATAAACCCAACTTATAATCTTAGTAGAGTAAAAATAATATCAAGTTCACATGTACGATGTTCATGTAGGCAACACATGAGGCCATAAATATGTTGAATTGATAAAGTAAATCTTATCTACCTTCGCAACTACTCGTTCACCATCATTATCCAGAATTGCAATCGCTTTAACTGTGTACAGGGATGCTTCCTATTGtatgaaaaacaagaataatcaGTGGTAAGACTTCTAAATTGTGGATAAGCGAACCATTTTGGTCAAACATCGTACAGATATGCATCGAGCGGATAAATTAGCGAACAGAGCATTGAATCGAAAGAATAACTCGCGTGTTCCCAAGCGTTTCGAAACTTTTCATATACGTACGTTACTATCTAATACAAAAGTTTCCTAAATATTCAGTATAACGACGAAActccttagaaaaaaattcaaatcccTTACAAGAACTGCGGAATCCATCTTGGATTTTGGTGACGTTTCATTTGTAAGAGCAGAAGGCATGCTGGGATTAACTCAAATATGAAGAGGATTGGGAATGAATATCGACCATCGCGCGAGTGTCGTCGGGATGTCGTCGACAGATGTCGGATCTGGCCCCTAGGTTTGTCGGGAACGGTTGGATACTTCTGTTGTGTTTCAAGAACATTTAGTGATTTGCAAGTGATTAACTTCAGCAATGAGCAAATTGCTGTAAAACTATTGTTGCACGAGTCTCGCTAATCTCCGACATTGTATTCATTATTTTGGATCCAAacgaaaattgaagaaaagaatcAGCAAAGGATTTCAGTTAATTAGATAACTTTGTACATTCCTCTCTGTTTGTTTAAGAACATCAAGAAAATTTAAACGTTACGACTCGTGTTTCAAAATTGATCCGGTATATTAGTTTTCAGTCCACAATGTAAACTGCTAATTTCttgaaattaaatataaacaaaGCGTTATTCAGAACGATTTATTTGTCTCCAACTTGATTGACAGTTATATGAAAAGCAGCGTGGGTGGGCGATCAGTcggtgatttttttaatttttttttaagctcggAAATTAAATCTAGGTGATAAGAACCTTTTTGCACGTTATATGTTCATAAAAAtgaacgtttttgtttttttcaaaaaaaaagcaaacgattgGCGGCAGTTAGTCTCTTAATACATGCATCAGAGAAGTGGAAATTCTTACAGCAATGAAGAGTCAATATGATGACATTTATATTCGAAATCGTGATTGATTCAAAATCATTAAGATCGTCAAGCAAATGTCCACAATTAATACATCAGTGTCCGAcgatttttcttaatttttagaaaaaatgcattagcccttttttttttactttttcactCAAAGAAGATATTAAATTTGCTATTAATATCCCTAACCGCACAATTTTTCACCAACAAATTGGTAGCCGACAAAACCGCAATTTCAAGATATTTGTACAGCAGTTGATGATGACAACACGGcgaaaaagttgtgaaaaatcgACGGTGTGTTTAACGTCAATCAATTTATACTCTTGGAAGTTgtagcaaaatttaaaatacttttaaataagCCGCTAAAAATCGAAGAGATTTTGAAGGTCGATTGCAAAATCacaataattattcaaaaatttgTAAGAACAGGTGTATATTTTGTTTAATGAAAAGCAACACCTCATTCAGAATTATACAGTGTTTGCTCTTTTAGTGAAAATAATGTCGTGCGCAGTTGTAGAGAAGGATCAATTTTCGCTATGGGCGGGGCAAATCTGTTTGCACCGTCAActttaaaataatgataacataTGCTTTACTGGTATTggatttatttaaaattaaaataggtaTCTTCAGATAGAGCTTAGTCGTAGGGAAAAGATGCATAAGGAATTGGTACATCGAAGGCTTTTGTGAAAAGAACACTCAGTTAGAGTTTACCAGTTGAGTGAGTGAATCACACATAGACGAAACATCTTGTGTCAGGGAATGATTGAGATAAGGTGGCTATTTCTCCTGTAGTTTTGAGAGCACCGAAGATCTAATTTACGCAGGGATTGGCTGATGAGCTAATATAACGCGCGTCTTCTTGTAAAGAGAGATCCGCCGTTTAATAACAACAATTTTGGGAACAATACCTCTGAAGGCTGATAAACAACATAGATACGGCAGGAGTACATTTAATTTATGCAGTTGATAACTTCATTTTCACTTTACTCAAATACTCGGCGGTACATAACTGTTTACCATCTTGTGGATTGATATGCTGTTGACTTGGTTTGGTTAGAGTCGCCTGTTGAACCGTAAATTAAGAGCAACGCATCTGTTTAACTCGGAGAACTATTGagttgaaaaggagaaaatacaACCTTCGACTTTAAAATCTTGTTTGCGGTAAACGCCTTTATCAAAAAGCTGACAGTGAGTATTTCGAAGGTATCTTTACAGTTTGTTCAGATTTATCGGTACTCCTGTTGATTGAAACTTtcactttcttaattttgaagCATAACTCATCATTTCCAATTTTCATGGTTTCGTCTTTTAAGCTTTCCTCGCTGAAGCAGCGACGACCTCAAGATACCTTACAAATGGGAAATGGATCGGATCCGTTTCAAGATCATGGCTTCGATTTACTTCTTTGCGAGAATCATCTTGGCTCTGGATTGACATTCGCCGGTTTAGTATTTATGTTTATGATTATGATTACTTCTCTTTTTGGCAACACGCTCGTGTGCATAGCAAGTGTAAAATTTTCGTATCTGCATTCATATTCGGAGCATTTCATAGTCAGCCTTGCCCTGTCAGACATAATGGTCGCGGTCTTCGTTTTGCCGTTTGACGTCATATACTGGATAACCTTCCCCAGGTGGCCTTTGGGTGGGTACGTGTGCAATCTATGGAACGcgtccttttttcttttcctaacaGCTTCCGTGTTAAATCTGACAGCAATAAGTATAGACCGCTATTTAGCCGTGGTATATCCACTTCGCTATACCATATGGATGACGTCGAAGGTGGCCAAATCCATGATAGCCAGTGTTTGGCTGTACTCTTTCAGTATTgcaattttattgctttttttgttaGATCCGCCGAAAGACGAGACTTATAGTTTTGACTTGAACCCGTTTGTTCATGGTTTCCTCCTCATCGGAAATGTTATCTTCCCCTTTCTTATTATGATGATTTTGTATTTCAAGATTTATACAATCGCTAAAGGGCACGCCCAGCGTACTGGGGTTAATACCATGACGTCATCAAATAGGGCTTCGTCAGTGGCGTCATCGCGAACGACTTCTTTTGGACGGGAACTGAGAATCGCTAAGATGCTTGGGATCGTGGTGCTGTGCTTTGTTATCTGCTGGTTGCCTTTTGAAATCATTAATGTTGTGATTCTTATCGACGAAGGTGTAGAGACATGCGCAGTGGAGCTTGTTGATACTGTCACGTGCTGGCTTGCATACCTGCATTCTTCGCTCAATCCGCTGCTGTACGCGTTTACGGGTTCAGAGTTTAGACGCGCGTTCAGAAAGCTTTTGTGCAGGAGAGAATGGAGAACTGGTGCAGAATTGTCTCATAGTCAAAGCAATGCGGCTAAAAGACGGCCTGCCGGCTCCGTATCGGATATGAAAGCGCAGGAGATCAGTAGCTTACATCTTTGACTTTCAGCTATTACGGTTTGGTTCTACACTTTTACACCGGTTTTTCAAAGACTGGCCAGCCGATAATGGCATAACTTGACTGTCACAATTAACGTGCTTTAGAACGCTTTTCAGTCAAGTGTAAAAATGTAAAGTCAAAAAAACACATATTCCTAAAATATCAGAGTTTAACTTCACAAAAAGGTGGCTGGAAAACAGCCCTAAAACATGTAACTAACGACCAAGTCGTtattggctttagttttgctttgATTGCTTGAGAGGGCCTCACGAATGTTTGCACCGATCATATTGGCAATACTCATTTAAAAACTACTATGCGACTGTAGAATATCTCAAAAGTTAGGGACAGAAAAAGtctggaagggggggggggggacaagACTGAAGGGAAAGACCAGAAATGGTTATAAACAGTTAAAGGAATGTCAATATATAAACACGTGTTggtaattctttaaaaaaaattgcttggtAGTCGTTACATTTTATAATGTGACTGTAATTTTGATAGTAACAAACTGTTAATCGACCACTTTGAAGTTCAGAGCTCAGTTGAGACCTAAATGTTAACATGAATACTGGAACACAAAAATTAGGGGTTCAGGAGTCGATATAAACTATCTGTGAGAACAGCCGGATGATAGCCGTTGTGGAGCTCGGCAATGCTCCTCAAACAAATGAtcactaatttttttccaaatgttttggTCTTGCGAGCACGTAGTATTCCAagacaaaaaagataaaagtagCGAATAACAGAGTCTGCGAGGGTGTTCTGTTTCCTACCTAGCCCCTTAGACCAAACGAATGAGCGAGCGACAAAAATCTGTGAGGTTTTTCtctttgcccccccccccctcccctccacccgtttcttctttttctcgCCTCGCTTTTCCACTTGTCACCGCAATTTGACGGCCAACCTCGTTCCTAGGATCTGTCCTCCCCCGCTTTTATTTGCCACATAGTCTGACACAGACTAACTGTTGTCAAGGCAACAGTGTTTCTCCAAAGAAATTCGCTCAtttctgaagaaattgaaataaaacttacgAGAGAAATTTAGTCTAACTAACACCTCGCTGAAAAACAAACGTTATACCATAATTGTACTAtgacaaattttaatagaaatgtCCCAATCTTTGCGCCAGCGCTAAGAAGGTAacttttcttccaaaaaaatttgttctgcTAATTAAGCGCACTTATACGATGACATTTGATTAAAATCTCTCATGGGAAGATGAATTCATTCTCGTTCGCAATTTCTTAAAAATCATATTACCAGATTAAATTTGTATCATTACTTATTTTAGCCAAAATAATTCTGTGTGGATACGTCATTCTTTTGAAACCAAGTAAATTACCatataattgtttatttcaaaggaACCCAAACACTTACATgttcttttttaatcatatcTGGTATTTTCCTCGTAATTTAAAGTGGACAATGTcgttaaaaatgatttcatgGAGAATTTGATATAAACGTTTCAGCAGATGTGTCCACAAGTCATATTTAAGCGACATCTATTTCTATATTTACATTTCCATGTAGAAtaagtttaattttcatctgCCCCATTGTGTGCGACACAGTTGTAACCTCAAGGCTTGGATAATATTAGAACAGGAAATGACAAATAAATGAGACAAAAGTGAACGTTAATTTAGACGCTCACAACTCCAAGAGACGACTGAGCTAGAGAAGGGATAAAAATTAACAAGGCTTTTAACAACAAAGTAAGACTTCTGTCAAAATTCGCGGCAATGTTATTCCCGAAAGGTATAGCCTTCTCTGGCGGCGGGATTCGATCTGCTGCATTTTGTTCTGGTGTGTTGCGCTATGTTCTTCAAGATGAGATCGACTTGGATTACTTGAGCTGTGTTTCAGGCGGTGGTTTTACCGGGGCTTCCTACCTCGACTGGAAGTATCACCACAATCAAGAAGACAGTCCAGAATGGCACCGGAAGTTTTTCAATCACTTGCGGAAGCGTAGCGGTTTCTTCTGCTCCTGGAGGAACCCCTTCCTTGGAATCATTGATTCCATAATGTTGGTTCTTCTCTGCATTGTAGTGGTTATCATCCTTCCCGCTTTCACATCTCTTGCTTTTGCTCTACCCACAGCTTTCTCGGTGGATTACATTTTTGGTGATATACTTCGCGCAGGATTTCACTGCCCTAATCACTCCGCACCCAAAGATGCCGCAGAAAGCGAAGGTTGTCAGTTCGTACAGAGCCATGATGACACTTTTACTCTTTTTGGTGTTCTTTTCGCAAGCTGCGCGGGATTCTATGTGTTAAAATCTCTTTTCCACCCCCGTCATTTCTCTATCCGTAACAATCTTAAGGTGTTTTATGTAAGCGCTGGTTCTATGCTTCTAATGACCTTTCTGCCATGgttttttgaagtatttttaagGGTACATACTTCAGTGTATGTCAACGGCTTTCTCTTACTCGGAAGCATTGCTCTATGGCTTGGGTTTCCGCCACTCAGAAACACCGCCTCTTTAGCCCTGTTGGTGTATGCTTATGCCTATGTAACAAAGTGGCGAGTGTATAAAAGTCCAGTTTTATTCATCAGTTATTCAGAGGATCTCTTTTACGAGGCTCTTCTCGGATCTGCCATACTTCTTTGGATGACACCCTTTTTAGGACTTTTAAATATGGGCGCAGTACATACATACAACAGGTGAGCCATTGTGAACTATGTTATCTTTAGCTTTGATattagtgataaaaaaaacaggCAACCTATAGACAAATGTGTAAATTAACACTTCTTGTTCTAAAAcaagtaattttggaaaaataatgaaaacgaATTGGTATCATTCTAAAAAGGACTAATTATCTTTTGTGAAAAATGTGCGAATTTAATTTCCACAAATGGTATTCTGTATCTTTCCTCGCTCATTCGGTTTCCGAGGTAACTTACTGAAGTTTTGCGCAACTTGCGCAACTTCAGTACGTTACCTTGGAAACTGAACACTTCCATCAAGTGCTTCCCCCAGGCTGCACTGCCGGCCGCCTCTCGGGAAATGAGCTTACGCAATCGACCGCACCGCGGAAGTCGATCAGTAAAACATGCCGTCTCTTATAATTCACAGTGCGCAattcttatttcttaaaagaaacttttatcTATAACATGTCTCATGTAAAGATCTAGCCTTGACCGAAGTTTTTGGAGGGTTTGACAAGCAACCTGCTCTGTGATGATAAACCTGCACCCCTTTAAAGTTACTTCGCACCTTCAGGGGCCGAAAAAATACTTTTTCCTATTAtttgactaaactgaattcGAACATTTTACATAACgattccaaaagaaaaagatatcaAATCTACAAAAGCACCCGAGTTCTTTGGAAAAacgtatttttaaataaaagctAATAACTCAGGAACGTGTCATAATCTCGCACCTGGGCGAACTCCCCGGGGGAGTTTTCGCAGCAACTGCACATCTTGGGGCATGTTTTTCTATTGCGCAATTGACAATATTCACTCGTGGAAGCTCTTTCCTtttggaaaaatctttgctcatggaaaaatcaaaagcaaaagaaagtctttttttccttcaaagaagaaaaagaaaaagaaggtcCAAAGAAGACAGAAAGAGTATCATTCTGTCAAGgacagaaataaaattattggTGAAAACAACCAGCACTGGCGTAGCTCCACGTAGCGTCCAGATCTCGAACAAAGAGTTCGCCGTCTAACCAAAATTTGTCATTCATGAAGTTAAAAATcgggtttctttttatttatgcAAGTACTagccttgatacaaaaacattaacaatcgcTTCGAATCGTAAGTTTGAAAGTTGTCTGTCGAGTCGTTGTCTTCCCTCTCAgcacattttccatttttaccgCGGTACTTTCCTTTGCCTTTAGCTTTTTTGCTTATTATTGCGTCGTTCTCCTCAACGCTCCCCTGGGCGATCGAGATAAAAACGTGTCTACCATGGGTTACTTTTCCCGTGGAATTTTGGtccatcgtcattgacgccaggaggtcccGTTGTCCCATTGATTTGCAGTTTAGGAGGTGAGATCATCTCCTGACGTGGCGCGAATTGTTTACGAACCTTTCTGAGTTAAAATCTCGTACTGCGgcatccgatacccgataaattcaatagaagaaccctTAGCCGTTTCACGTTCCACCGGCTTCTAACACTTCCTGAAAGGAAAActcgcttaaattatatttttatcgtaaactgcaTTTactaagctttcttctgatgaatattttgctaggattttagtgaaactagtGCGCTTACgaattttttctcaaaggacACCCGCGTAGGTGGGAAATTATCTTAACGtatagattttgttttcttttccaagatggcgtctTCAAAAGGCTTTTTTCGCACCTCAGAGCACCGGGTGCTTAGGATGTTCTGGGATATCCTTCAACGATGTCATACCGTTTTGCTCATGTGCAGACACTCCTGAGTGGGAGAGACTGGACAAAGGATTCGTTACTCTGGGTGAGTgcgtttttcaaaaaataattgatgagGAAAAAGTTTCAACTAAACggtctttttattttattcaataCTTGAGTCAAAGACAATTTAATCATTTCTGCATGGTACAGTATATAGATGTTAATTTGATCAAATGAGAGAAGAGCCGGTTTGTAATGTTTTGTCGAAAATGTTTCCGGACTCACGCTGGAGAGAATCCTCGAGCTCTCATGCTCGACTTAGATCGACTTAGTTAGAGCAGTCGAAAATATTTGAAGCAGATAAAACTGATGTACCATTTGAAGCCAAAAAATAAAACCCCTAAAATACATGGGGGCAAGGTGCTGGTTTAATTTCATACCTTTTCCGCATTATCTAATCTGATTTCTATTCGAGCCAAACTCAGGCCAGTCCTGGTCAGAGTCGGATCAAAGCGAAGTACTTTTCAGGTCAACCTCGGGCACGTTCGCGTAAAACTCGGTTCCGGTAAACAAATGAAGTAATTACGACTGCTCTGTTGGATTGATTTTTCTCCTCATCCTACTTGCTTTTGATAGGTGACCTTGCAGATATGAAACCGGAATATATTTGTAACACAGTTGTGAACAACTGGCAGAAGGAACCTGTTGGGGTCCGCTCGGACTCCTATGAGCTTCTCACTCTGTCTCCCACGGGGATAGAAAGACTGGATGAGAATCCGGAGGAACACAAAAGCTTTGCCGGTACTGCAATTATTATCTCCACagtatttttttgacaaatagACAAGCAGTGACGTTTTTTAAAGATGATTACGTCTCGCCTCCCGAAAACataggcaaaaaaaaactttgccaatatccagccatcttgacctccCACTTGGTCAATGACGCATTTTTATTTCACTGTAGGCgccaacaaaaaaattcttataatCTCAATAAGACAAGCTTTACGATGTATCCAACAGGAAAAATCCAACCACGTGATCTTCCACTGTCTGATGTCATGGCAACATCAGCGGCTGTTCTGGCGCTGTACATGGGTGTGTATGACGTCAAGACCGAGGCAGTGCGTAACCTTCAAATGGTGTTGGGGGTGCATGGTGGAAAATCTCTGATATCAGATCCAGACAGAGATGTGGCAGGATCAACAATTTCTTGTTGTAGGGTAAGTTTCTTTTGCCCTAACAAAGACATTTGGATCATTGACGTTATGTAGGAGCGAAGACTGAGCCTGGATCATCCTTCGAATTCCAGTTACAAGTTATGACGTCATCTTAGGAAGTTCCTTACGGTTATTGCATTTTTAATCCACGTCAATCTTCACCATCCTTAGATCTCCTCAGCCATGCTTGTCCATTCTTGGTTTATCATTTCCTCATTTGTGTTAAACTGTCTTATCAAACTAAAATCCTGTAGCCTCCTTCAACAGTTGCGCGGAGTTGCTTTGTAATTATGATGTCACGCAACCGTGATATCAACTTACACTCTGAGAAACAAGCGCGAAGCGCAAGGGACCACGGGAAGAAGGGAAAAAGCGTTCCTTTCCTCATTTGAGTGCCTATTGGTTGTTTAACAGATAGATCTCCGGTACGAGGCAGACTGAAACTATAACCCTCAACCTTagtcattaaataaaaataaaaacatacagCTACTGCTTAATCTGATCTTATCACAAAGTGCCAACATTATATTTCGTTTCCTCCAGTTCCTGCCTGTCATTATACAGCTGTTTATTGTGGTTCCCCTAATTCTTCCGCCATTTTTGAGTCATGACTGGCATGCTATTTTGGTGGTCTGGTATCTATCTATTGTTGTCCTGGTGATGGTTACCGCTGCTTTGCCAACGGGCCCAGAAAATGGCGGATGCGCCGACAAGTTTGTGAGGTAACAGAGTCGCTGAATGCAAAATTCCTTCTTCAAAGCTTTCAAATACTAAAAACATTGCATAAAGCAAGGTTAAAAAGAGTTTTAGAACCTATCCGGTATTTCAGCGGTTTTGCTTGTGCTACTCTCTCAACCATGGCTGCAATTGCGACACTCTCCCGCCTTTAAGACAGTTTGCTTGTAATGTGATGTGACTAGCTCCTTGTAATTTGCTTCTTTCCTTTATCCTGATCGGTCACTGGTTAGTTTATATTCCTCCAAGCAATAGTTATTTGAATTACGGCTTTATTTGTGTTTGTTGCTTTCAGATGGTGTGTTGTAAACATCTACCATGTCCGATTTGCACGCCTGTTACTTCGGACTGTCGATCTCGGTCCAGTTCCCCCGCCTCTCCTCAACCTTAGTGATGGCGGTCACATCGAAGGGCTGGGACTATTAGCACTTTTGAAAAAGAGGCTGAAGAAAATCGTGGTAGTTGACGGATGCAGCATGGGGGAAGGCAATCCCGTTTCCACTCAGTTACTCTGGTCGCTTGATTTGGCGCGAAAGAGGCTGCGGTGTTCTTTTAGTGCGATGGACGGTCGAGACATCGTCGAGGATATCCGAAGCAAGCTCGAGGAAATGCCCGACAATTATAAGCCTCGGTTCTACAAGTTCAGGGTTGATTACTATGAGAAAAATGTGGATTGCTTGAGCGATGAGAAAGTCGGGGAAGGGGAGATTTTACTTATACTGCCTCGACATCC
The sequence above is a segment of the Pocillopora verrucosa isolate sample1 chromosome 13, ASM3666991v2, whole genome shotgun sequence genome. Coding sequences within it:
- the LOC131779532 gene encoding uncharacterized protein, whose protein sequence is MLFPKGIAFSGGGIRSAAFCSGVLRYVLQDEIDLDYLSCVSGGGFTGASYLDWKYHHNQEDSPEWHRKFFNHLRKRSGFFCSWRNPFLGIIDSIMLVLLCIVVVIILPAFTSLAFALPTAFSVDYIFGDILRAGFHCPNHSAPKDAAESEGCQFVQSHDDTFTLFGVLFASCAGFYVLKSLFHPRHFSIRNNLKVFYVSAGSMLLMTFLPWFFEVFLRVHTSVYVNGFLLLGSIALWLGFPPLRNTASLALLVYAYAYVTKWRVYKSPVLFISYSEDLFYEALLGSAILLWMTPFLGLLNMGAVHTYNRWRLQKAFFAPQSTGCLGCSGISFNDVIPFCSCADTPEWERLDKGFVTLGDLADMKPEYICNTVVNNWQKEPVGVRSDSYELLTLSPTGIERLDENPEEHKSFAGKIQPRDLPLSDVMATSAAVLALYMGVYDVKTEAVRNLQMVLGVHGGKSLISDPDRDVAGSTISCCRFLPVIIQLFIVVPLILPPFLSHDWHAILVVWYLSIVVLVMVTAALPTGPENGGCADKFVRWCVVNIYHVRFARLLLRTVDLGPVPPPLLNLSDGGHIEGLGLLALLKKRLKKIVVVDGCSMGEGNPVSTQLLWSLDLARKRLRCSFSAMDGRDIVEDIRSKLEEMPDNYKPRFYKFRVDYYEKNVDCLSDEKVGEGEILLILPRHPDEGISNLTGSSRSWKDCLSHTHQPINNEYWGTGPDLEAGEVDRLSGCCCECCHVTCCKSCSGILCGLFPHHATLNQFFTPALFSAYHREGYRACLDAEIGQFLTEETGEKK
- the LOC131779531 gene encoding D(1A) dopamine receptor-like, with the translated sequence MVSSFKLSSLKQRRPQDTLQMGNGSDPFQDHGFDLLLCENHLGSGLTFAGLVFMFMIMITSLFGNTLVCIASVKFSYLHSYSEHFIVSLALSDIMVAVFVLPFDVIYWITFPRWPLGGYVCNLWNASFFLFLTASVLNLTAISIDRYLAVVYPLRYTIWMTSKVAKSMIASVWLYSFSIAILLLFLLDPPKDETYSFDLNPFVHGFLLIGNVIFPFLIMMILYFKIYTIAKGHAQRTGVNTMTSSNRASSVASSRTTSFGRELRIAKMLGIVVLCFVICWLPFEIINVVILIDEGVETCAVELVDTVTCWLAYLHSSLNPLLYAFTGSEFRRAFRKLLCRREWRTGAELSHSQSNAAKRRPAGSVSDMKAQEISSLHL